The nucleotide window CAACGACAAGGGCGCCCGCGACATCACCGGCACCGGCAACATGAGCCTGCTGATCGACGACTCCGAGGGGAAGGCTCCCGCGTTCAACGTCTGGCTGCTCGACAGCGGCCGCTACGCCCCCGACACCATCGCGGGGCAGGACTTCGCCGGCTACCCCGACTGGGACTGGCTGCGCGGCGACCAGATCGGCTGGTACCTCGAGGAGTCGGCGCAGCTGGAGAAGCGCCAGGGCCGCAAGGTCCCCGGCCTCATGTTCCTGCACATCCCGCTGTGGGAGCACCGCTTCATGTGGTGGGCCTCGGTCGACAGCCGTACGGCCGCCGACCACCAGCGGGCGGTGCAGAAGCACTCCATCGTCGGGGAGCGCAACGAGGACGAGTGCCCCGGCCCGTTCAACTCCGGCATGTTCTCCGCGATCCAGCACCGTGGCGACGTCAAGGGCGTCTTCTGCGGGCACGACCACGTCAACACCTACGTGGGCAACTACTACGGCGTGCTGCTCGGCTACGGCCCGGGGACCGGGTTCGGCACGTACGGCCTCGGCGGCACCGACAACCACCGCCTTCGTGGAGCGCGGGTGTTCACCCTCGACCAGAACGTGGACGGCGTCCTCGTCGAGACGCACAACGTCTTCGCGAAGGACTTCGGGATCGACCTGACGAACAACGACCAGAGCGTCGACCCGCTCCCGCTCCCGCCCGGGCGCTGAGCGGGCCCTGGCCCGGACGGGGCGGCGGCGGTGCCGCTGCCCCGTCCACCTCAGCAACCGCACTTCCGTGTGGCGTATCTCACATGTGATCGATGCGCTCCCCACTGCACGGACCGCGCCACCAGGGCGCGGGCTTCGCAGGGGAGGAACAGATGCGCAGCTCCAGGTCGAGGACCCTGGTCGGGCTCGTCACCGCAGCCGCGGCCGCGAGCGCGTTCGGGATCGGTGCCGGGCAGGCGTCGGCGGCGGACGGTGTCGGCAAGGGCGCAGCCGGCAAGGACGGGGTGTCGGCCATCGTCGTGGCCGACGCGGCAGAGCCCCCGGACGAGGAGGCGCTGGGGGGCCGGGGCGTGGAGCCGCAGCCTGGTCAGCTCGCGGCGCTGACGACGATCCAGTCGCGCATCGCCGACTACGTCGCGAGGAACGGCACGCGATACACGTTCGGCACGTACGAGGACCCGGAGACGGGGGCGATCGTCATCGACACGGACGCGCCCTCCGCAGTGGTCAACCAGGTGACGGGCGTGCGCACCGACCGCACCCTCAAGGGCCTCCAGGTCCAGACGAGGCAGGGCCGGATCGCCGACGCCTGGCACCGGCGGGACGACGTCCCGGCCTTCTACGGCGGCGGCGGCCTCTCCGCCGGCGGCGGCCTCTGCTCGACCGGTTACGCGGTGCAGAACGGCGTCGGCACGCGCTTCATGGTGACGGCCGGGCACTGCTACGCCAACGGCACCGTGGTGCGCAACGAGTCCGGCTCGCAGGTGGTCGGCACGGTGACCGGCCGGGCGCTCGCCTCCCTGGGCTCCGGGGCGGTCGACATGGAGCTGCTGCAGGGCAGCTCCTACGCCGGTCGCGTCTTCACCGGTGGCGTCGTCAGCACGAGCAGCATCCCGGTCGTGTCGGCCGGCAGCGCCACTGTCGGCTACAGCGACTACTGCCACAGCGGCCGCACCACCGGGGAGCAGTGCGGCCACCGCGCCACGAGCGTGAACGCCCAGGTGTGCACCCAGACCGGCTGCAAGTCCCCCGTCATCGCGTACGTCGGCGGCGTGATCCAGCAGGGGGGTGACTCGGGCGGCGCCTTCTACGCCAAGGACAGCCGCGGCGCGTTCATCCGCGGCCACGTGATCGCGTCGAGCTCGACGACCGGCTACGTCGAGCGCTGGGACAAGGTGCAGAGCCGCTACGGCGTCAGCATCGTCACCGGCTGACGGCCGCGCCTCCGGTACAGCTCGAGCCCTGCCGCACGCGCCACCCGCGCCGTGCGGCAGGGCTCGAGCGCGTCGGCGAACCGCCGGTCAGGACAGCTCGACCGGCCACGGCCCGCCGACGAGGACGGCCTGCCCCCCGGCCAGGTCGTCGACCAGCACCCGTGCATGGATCTCGTACGCCCCCGGCACGAGCGTCCGCCCTGCGGCCGGGTCGCAGGGCACGAGCACCACGCTGGCCGACAGCTCCTCCACGCGCCCGGGGACGAGGCGTACCCGCTCGCCGACCGAGTCCTGCGGCAGCGGCTCGGTGACGATCCGCCCGCCCCGCACGAGGACCACCTCGGCGCTCGACCCGACGACGGCGTCGACTGCGGCAGCCGACGAGCTGATCCGCACGCTTCCTGCGAGGGCACGCTCCCCCGGGCCGACGCTCTCGGGGAACACGCCGTCCAGCACGAGCGGGCCGCCGGATGCCGGCGGGGCCGGCGCGCCGCACGCCAGCCCGGCGAGGCCCGCGCCGTTGACCGCGGGCGGGGCCGCGGGCCCGGTAACCGCGGCATCGGGCGCTGCCGCCTCGCCGGCGGGGGCCGGCACCCCGTCGGGCTCCTGCCCGCACGCCGCCGTCCCCACGAGGGGCAGGAGGAGGAGCAGCGCCGCTGGGGCGGAGCGGTGAAGGGCCTGGTGCGCGGTCATGCGGGCCTCCTCGGGAGGGCTGTCCCCCTTGGACGCCGCCGGGCACCTGCCCGTTCCGCGCGGGCCCTGCTCCGGGCCCGGCGCCACTCGGCAGCAAGATCCAGAGTGACGGGCCGACGCGTACGTGATCGGGTGGGCGGGCAGGAAGCTCCCGGCGAGCGCAAACCGACCGGAGCCAGGAGACTGTCGAATCGTGAAATTGCTACGCCTTCCGGGCACCTACCGAGCACAGGGCGACACCCAGCTCCTCGCGGAGACCCTGCGTCGCAGAGACCTCGCTGCCGGACGGCGCGTTCTCGACGTCGGCACCGGTGGAGGGGCGCTCGCGCTCGCCGCAGCCCGGGCCGGCGCCAGCGACGTGACCGCCGTCGACCTGTCCCTGCGCTCGGTCCTGACGGCCCGGCTCAACAGCCGCGTGAACCGCACACCCATCACGGTCCGGCAGGGCGACCTCTTCGCGCCGGTCCGCGGGGAGCGCTTCGGCCTCGTCCTCGCCAACCCGCCGTACGTCCCCGCGGCGAGCGAGCAGCTGCCCCGCCACCGCCGGGGACGGTGCTGGGACGCCGGCCGGGACGGCCGCGCCGTCCTGGACCGGATCTGCGCCGGGGTGCCGGACGTGCTCGCCGAGGACGGGGTGCTCCTGCTGACGCACTCGGTGCTCGCCGACGAGCAGCTGACCCTCGACCGGCTCGCCGCGGCGGGGCTCACCGCGGCCGTGGTCGAGCGGGCGCTCGAGCCGTTCGGCCCGGTGATGCGCCAGCGGGCGGCGATGCTGGAGGCACGGGGGCTTCTCGAGCCGGGCCAGGAGTCCGAGGAGCTCGTCGTCATCGAGGCCCGCCGTGCGGCGCCCGCCGTGCTCGAGGTGGACCTGCGCCGCCGGGTGGAGGACGAGACCGCGGACGGCCGCATCGGGGCCGAGCGTGCCGCCTGACGCGCAGCACCGGGTGGTGATCACCCCGGAGGGCCCGATCCTCGTGGACGGGCCGGTCGAGGTCGAGCTCCCCGACGGCCGGCGGGCGGTCTCCGAGCGCCCGGTGACCGCGCTCTGCGTCTGCGGCAACAGCCGCCGCTACCCCTTCTGCGACACGAGCCACCGCCGCCGTGTCCGCTCCGCTGCCGAGGAGGAACGTTGACCACCCCCACCGCGACCGCGCCGTCGACGGCGCCGGCGCTCCCCGCCGCACGGGGGCCGCTCTCGTCCGCGGTGGTGCGAGCCCTGCACGGCGAGGCGCTCCCCGCCGATCTCGACGTCGCCGGTGCCGACCCCTTGGGCGCCGACCTGCAGCTCGCGCTCTACATCTGCTACGAGCTGCACTACCGGGGGTTCGACGGGGTCGACGACGACCTGGAGTGGGACCCGGCGCTCCTCGGGCTTCGCCGCCGGCTGGAGGAGGCGTTCCTCGCCGCTCTGCGCGCCCTGGTGCCGGGCGGAGGCGACGTGGCCGCAGAGATCGAGCCGTTGCTGGTCGAGCACGTGGACGCACCGGGCGTCTCCCGCCACCTGCGCCGGCGGGGTGAGCTCTGGCAGTTCCGCGAGTACATCGCGCTGCGCTCGCTCTACCACCTCAAGGAGGCGGACCCGCAGGCGTGGGTCATCCCGCGGCTCGAGGGCGAGGCGAAGGCCGCGCTCGTGTCGGTCGAGCACGACGAGTACGGCGCCGGACGCGGCGAGCGGATGCACGCCCGGCTCTTCGCCGACATGATGCTCGAGCTGGGGCTCACGGATCGCTACGGCGCCTACGTCGGCGTCGCGCCCGCACCTGTCATCGCCGAAGTCAACTTCATGTCCCTGTGCGGGCTGCGCCGCTCGCTGCGGGGGGCGCTCGTCGGCCAGTTCGCCGTCGTCGAGCTGACCTCCTCGCCCGGGTCCGACCGGCTCGTGCGCGCCGCCGAGCGGCTGGGCTGCGGCCCGGCGACCGTGGCGTTCTACGCCGAGCACGTGGAGGCGGACGCGGTGCACGAGCAGGTCGTGCGGCACGGCATCATCGCGCCGCTCGTCGCCGGCGACCCGGAGATGGCCACGGCGGTCGTGTTCGGGATGCAGGCGGCCAACCTGCTGGACGAGCGGCTCTCCGCCCACGTCCTCGCCTCGTGGGAGCGCGGGCGCTCGGCGCTCGTCGGCCCGCTCGAGGACGCCGCCTAGCCCGGCGGCCGGCTCACGACGAGCACCTCCGACCCGCGCGCGGGGGTCGGAGGTGCTGATGCGCCTGAGCCGCCGGCTCGGCGGGGGACGGCCTCAGTCCACCGGCCGCACGTCCACCGCCTGCAGCCCCCGCTCGCCCGTCGTCCGCCCGAACTCCACCCGCTGGCCCTCGTCGAGGGAACGGTATCCGGACGCGTCGTCGATCTCGGAGAAGTGGACGAACACGTCCTCGCCGCCGTCGTCGGGCGTGATGAAGCCGAAGCCCTTCTGGCCGTTGAACCACTGGACCGTGCCCTGCACCAGGCCCCCGGGCACGTCGTCGGCGGGGTTGCGCTCCACCGGGCGCCGCGGCTCCCGGGTGCGCCCCGGCCCGGCGTCCCGGTCCCCCCGCCAGCTGCGGTCGTCGTCGCGCCGGTCGCGGCGAGCGGGACGCTCGTCCAGCACGCCGACGTCCTCGGCCTGCAGGCCGCGCTCCCCCTCGGTCACGACGAACTCGACCCGCTGGCCCTCCTCCAGGGAACGGAAGCCGCCGCTGCGGATCGCGGAGAAGTGCACGAACACGTCGTCGGGGGTGATGAACCCGTAGCCCTTGTCCCCGTCGAACCAGTGGACGGTCCCCGTCACCAACCCGCCGCCCCGACGTCCGCCGGCCGGCCCCCGGCCACGGCCGTGGTCGTCGCGGGAGTCTCGGCGCGGCTGGTCCCGGTAGTCCCGGCGGGAGGAGTCACGCGCGTCCCGGGAGTCGCGACGCGGCTCGTCGCGGTATCCCCCACGGCTCTCCGGGCGGCTGTCGGTGCGGTTCGTCGGGCGCCCGCCCTGGGCGCGGACGTTCGAGGCGTGCAACCCGCGGTCAGTGGGGGCTGCGTCGAACTCGACGCGCTGGCCCTCGTCGAGGGTCCGGAAGCCCCCCTCGTCCGCGATGGCGGAGAAGTGCACGAACACGTCCTCCCCGCCGTCGTCCGGGGTGATGAAACCGAAGCCCTTCTCCGCGTTGAACCAGCGCACGCTGCCCTGCATCCCACAACCCTCTTCCACCAGCCGGCCCGCCGCAGCGGGTTCGTTCCCTCCCACCTTCGCAGGCTCGCCGAGGCGGCCTCGCGTGGGGTGACGCCGCCCTGAGCCTTCCCCGGACGAGGCACGGGCATCCTGGCAACCCCCTTTCAGCCGCCGCGCGCGACCGGCACCGCGGATCGGCCCGTGTATCAGGACGGCTCCCACCCCTATCGGGAACAAAGCGCGGGTACGGCGGTGTTCAACCATTGCCTCCCCGAACGGGCGCGCAGCGCGACCGGGTGATGGCAGTTCAGTGATCTTGCTTGCCCGGGCACCGTTCGCCGGTGATACTTCGCGGGCCGCAGAACTATCGTCGTGGCGCACCCAAAGACGGGCGCGGATCGAGAGGTAATGCTCATGGGCGAGCACAAAGCTGACCGGCTCCCGATGTCCCGACGCGCCCTGCTGGGCCTCGGCGTCGCGTCCGCGGCGACCTGGCTGCTGACCGACCCGTTCGCACCCGAGGTCGAGGCGGCGGTCACCAACCCCCTCACCCAGCCCGAGGTCCTCACGAGCGCGGACGGCCTGCTCGAGGTCACTCTCGTCTGCCAGAAGGTCCAGACGATCGTGGCCGGCAAGGTGGTGACGGCCTACACCTACAACGGGAAGGTGCCCGGCCCCACCCTCGTCGTGCACCCCGGCGACAAGCTCCGGATCAGGCTCGTCAACCAGCTCGACGAGACCACCAACCTGCACACCCACGGCCTCCACATCTCTCCGGAGGGGCGCGCGGACAACGTCCTGCTGCACATCGGCCCCGGCGAGACGTTCGACTTCGAGTTCGACATCCCCGAGGACCACTTCTGCGGGCTCAACTGGTACCACCCGCACCCGCACGGCAACGGCGTGCTCCAACTGTTCGGCGGCATGGCCGGCGCGATCATCGTGCGCGACCGCGCCGAGGAGAACGCGCTGACCAAGCGCATCCCCGAGCGGGTCCTGGTGCTGCAGAGCCCCGAGTTCGACGCGACGGGGGCCCTCGTCCCCTTCACCGCGACCCTGGTCCGGCAGACGGTCGCACACGTCAACGGCCAGCGGGTTCCCACGATCGAGATGTCCACCGGGCAGACCGAGCGCTGGCGCATCGTCAACGCCTCCCCGGACCCGGCCTTCCACCTGCAGCTCGAGGGCCACTCGATGATCCAGGTCGGTGCCGACGGCCACCCGTTCGCGAAGCCCGTGCCCATCGAGCGGCTCTCGCTCACGCCGGGCCAGCGGGCCGACGTCCTCGTCAAGGCGGCGGCACCGGGCAGCTACCGGTTCCGCGCCCTGCCCTACAACATGGGCGCCGGCTTCTTCACCCCCGACCACGACGTGGCCACGATCGTCACCCGGCGGGACAAGATCGTGCTTCCCGGCAGCACGACGCCCTTCTACCGGCCCTTCGAGGACCTGCGGCGGCGCCCCGTGGACAAGAAGCGCGAGATCGTCTTCTCCATGACCGGCGGCTTCACGATCAACGGCAAGGTCTTCGACCCGAGCCGCTGCGACCTCACCCTCGAGCTCGACACGGTCGAGGAGTGGACGGTGGTGAACAACAGCGTCCTGCTGCACCCGTTCCACATCCACGTCAACCCGTTCCAGCTCACCCACGTCAACGGCCAGCCGGTCGAGCGGCAGAGCTACGAGGACACCTACCCGGTGACGCCGAACGGCGGCAGCATCACGTTCCGCATGCCGATCCGCGACTTCGTCGGACGGTCCGTCTTCCACTGCCACATCGTGCTCCACAGCGACCTGGGCATGATGGCGACCTTCGACATCGTCCCCAAGGGCGGCTCGGCGGCGGACATCCCCGCCCCGCACACGCAGCACGACCACACGACCTGACCGGAGCGAGGGCCATGCCCGCCACCCTTCCGCCCGGCCGGGAACTGGCCGGCCCGCGACTGCGGATGCTGCCGCTGTCCGAAGCCGACCTCCCGGAGGTCGGAGCGCTGCTCGCCGACCCCGAGGTCTACGCCTCCGGCTACGTCATGCACCGGCGCCCAGCGTCCGCGGCCGACGGCGTGGTGCTGGCGCGCGAGCGGTTCCTGGCCGGCCAGCGCGAGCTCGACGGCCGCGGCAGCGGCCGGTTGGCGTACGCGATCCGGCTCGCCGACGACGGCCCGCTCGGGCCGAGGGGTGAGCTCGTCGGGACCAGCTCGCTGCTGGAGCCGCACGTGACGAACGAGAGCATCCACGTGGGCTCGACCCTCTACGGCCGGCGCTGGTGGGGCACGCAGGTCAACCCCGAGGCCAAGCTCCTGCTGCTCGCCCACTGCTTCGAGGACTGCGGCTACGGCCGGGTGAAGATCCAGACCGACGCCCTGAACACCCGCTCCCAGGCGGCCATCGCGAAGCTCGGCGCGGTCCGGGAGGGACTGCTCCGGCGGGACATGCGCCGGGAGGACGGGACGTTCCGCGACACCGTCGTGTTCAGCGTTCTCGCCGGGGAGTGGCCCGCCGTGAAGGCCGGGCTGGAGGCCCGGGCGCGCTGACCGAGTGCGGCGCCGCGCGGGCAGGGCGGCGGGAGCCGTCCTCCCCAGGACGCCGTGCGCCGGCCGGCGGATGCGGCCTTCTCAGCCGTCGGGCGCGAGGACCACGGAGGCCGCCACCGCGCGCAGGTCGCCGGTGCGCTGCAGCACCGACCGCTGCCGGTGCGCCGACGTGCCCCGGGTGAGCAGCTGGGCCGCGAGCGCCGCGGCCTCGTCCCACTCCCCCGCGTCCTCGAGGTCCGGGCGGAGGAACGCGAGCAGCCGGTCCACCGCCGCGGCGGCCGGGACCAGCTCTCCGGCGACCGGGTCGAACAGCGCGTCGGACAACCCGTAGCGCGCCGCGCGCCATCGGGCGGCGCGCAGCAGCTCCGCGCGTACGTCGGCGGGGGCCACTCCTCGGTCGGCCTGCGCGGCGAGCACCCGGGTCAGCGACCGCAGCAGTGTCGCGTGGAGCACCACGTCGTCGATCTCCGTGCAGACGTCGCCGACGCGGAACTCTAGCGTCGGGTACCTCGCGGACGGCCGGACGTCCCAGTAGAGGTAGGACGAGTCCCCGATCACCCCGGTGCGGCGCATGTCCTCCACCAACCGGAGGTACTCGTCCCCGCTGCCGAGCGGCTCCGTGGGGCCGGTGATGGGCCAACGGGCGAACCACTGGGTCCGGTAGCTGTCGTAGCCGGTGTCGGTGCCCTCGAAGAACGGGGAGCTGCCCGTCATGGCGAGGACCGTCGGCAGGTACGGCCGCGCCCGGTCCATGACGGCCACCGCCGTGTCCAGGCTCGGCACCGCCACGTGGACGTGGCATCCGGTGATCAGCTGCTGCAGGGCCAGCACTCCCCACTTCTCGAAGAGCTCGATGTAGCGCGGGCGAGCGGTGAGGCGCTGCTGCTCCCAGGTGGCGGACGGGTGTGTCGAGGCCACCAGCAGCGCGCCGCCCACCGTGGCCGCCGCCGCGGCGGCCTGCCGCCGGGCCACGGCCAGCTGGGACCGGAGCTCGCCCGCCGAGTGGCAGACGGGGGTCGCGGTCTCCAGCTGGGCGGTCGAGATCTCGGCCTGGATCCGGGGGCCCATCCGCCCCTGCATGGCGGCCGCGCTCAGCTCGGCGGAGTCCCGCAGGGCCAGCGTCTCGCCGTCGACGACGTGGTACTCCTCCTCCACGCCGATCGTCGCTCCTGCTGGCTGGGCCGGCGTCGACGCGCCCGACGGGGGGACGACGGTCGTCACGTGCTGATCCTCCCGGTCCGCCGTGGGAATGCCGTGCTTCCCACCCTGCCCGCCCCGAATCGCGCTCACGCCGCGGGGACGCGGGCCCCGCACGCGTAGGTGACCCCGGAACGGGCACCGGGCTCGTCGCTGCGACCGAGCACGGACGAGGAGTCGGACATGAGCCAGTCGAAGGACCAGTCGAGGGTGCCGGTGCTCGAGGCGCTGGAGGAGTTCCGCAGACGAGGCGACCTGGTCTTCGGCCCGCCCGGCCACAAGCAGGGCCGCGGCGTGGACGCGAGGGTGCTCGATGTCATGGGCGAGGGCGTCTTCCGGTCGGACGTGCTGACGCTCAACGGGCTCGACGACCGCAGGGAGTCCCAGGGCGTGCTGTCCCAGGCCGAGGGCCTGATGGCCGACGCGGTGGGTGCCGACACCGCCTTCTTCTCCACCTGCGGCAGCTCACTGTCGGTCAAGACCGCGATGCTGGCGGTCGCGGGACCCGGTGAGAAGCTGCTGATCTCCCGCAACGCGCACAAGTCCGTGGTCGCGGCCGTCATCGTCAACGGGACGCGACCGGTGTGGGTGCACCCGCACTGGGACGAGCAGCTGGCCCTCGCCCACCCGCCGGAGCCGTCGGACGTACGGCGCGAGCTCGAGGCGAACCCCGACGCCAAGGGGATGCTCCTCATCACGCCCACGGACTGGGGGACGTGCGCGGACATCGAGGGGGTGGCGCAGGTGTGCCACGAGTTCGGGGTGCCCCTCATCGTCGACGAGGCGTGGGGAGCGCACCTGCCCTTCCACGACGAGCTCCCGTCGTGGGGCATGGACGCAGGAGCCGACCTGGTGGTCACCAGCGTCCACAAGATGGGCGCGGCGGTCGAGCAGAGCTCGGTGTTCCACCTGCGCGGCGACCGGGTCGACCCGTCCGTCCTCAAGCAGCGCGAGGACCTGCTGGGCACGACCAGCTCGTCCAGCCTCGTCTACGCCTCGCTGGACGGCTGGCGCCGGCAGATGGCCGAGCACGGGCACGAGCTGCTCGGCCGGGCGCTGCAGCTGGCCTCGACCGCTCGAGGGGAGATCGACGCGCTGCCGGGCCTGTCGCTCATGGGGCGCGAGGTCGTCCGCCCGCAGGGGGCGTACGACCTCGACCCGCTCGCGATCACCGTCGACGTGCGCGGGCTCGGGGTCTCCGGCTACCAGGCGGCGGACTGGATGCGCGCCGAGTACCACGTCGACCTGGGCTCGATGGACCAGTGCCGGGTGAGCGCCC belongs to Motilibacter aurantiacus and includes:
- a CDS encoding metallophosphoesterase family protein, with protein sequence MDGATERGIDRRSLIRAGGVGALALAMGTGLGTPAQAKTERAPKRLRFNADGRFKIVQFNDTQDDHRTDRRTLELMGRVLDTEQPDLVVLVGDNINGGPRTTLEMKQALNNVIQQMESRQIPWAATFGNHDEDSTGRTGFDEAAQLDFFRGYRWNVNDKGARDITGTGNMSLLIDDSEGKAPAFNVWLLDSGRYAPDTIAGQDFAGYPDWDWLRGDQIGWYLEESAQLEKRQGRKVPGLMFLHIPLWEHRFMWWASVDSRTAADHQRAVQKHSIVGERNEDECPGPFNSGMFSAIQHRGDVKGVFCGHDHVNTYVGNYYGVLLGYGPGTGFGTYGLGGTDNHRLRGARVFTLDQNVDGVLVETHNVFAKDFGIDLTNNDQSVDPLPLPPGR
- a CDS encoding chymotrypsin family serine protease; its protein translation is MRSSRSRTLVGLVTAAAAASAFGIGAGQASAADGVGKGAAGKDGVSAIVVADAAEPPDEEALGGRGVEPQPGQLAALTTIQSRIADYVARNGTRYTFGTYEDPETGAIVIDTDAPSAVVNQVTGVRTDRTLKGLQVQTRQGRIADAWHRRDDVPAFYGGGGLSAGGGLCSTGYAVQNGVGTRFMVTAGHCYANGTVVRNESGSQVVGTVTGRALASLGSGAVDMELLQGSSYAGRVFTGGVVSTSSIPVVSAGSATVGYSDYCHSGRTTGEQCGHRATSVNAQVCTQTGCKSPVIAYVGGVIQQGGDSGGAFYAKDSRGAFIRGHVIASSSTTGYVERWDKVQSRYGVSIVTG
- a CDS encoding HemK2/MTQ2 family protein methyltransferase — protein: MKLLRLPGTYRAQGDTQLLAETLRRRDLAAGRRVLDVGTGGGALALAAARAGASDVTAVDLSLRSVLTARLNSRVNRTPITVRQGDLFAPVRGERFGLVLANPPYVPAASEQLPRHRRGRCWDAGRDGRAVLDRICAGVPDVLAEDGVLLLTHSVLADEQLTLDRLAAAGLTAAVVERALEPFGPVMRQRAAMLEARGLLEPGQESEELVVIEARRAAPAVLEVDLRRRVEDETADGRIGAERAA
- a CDS encoding CDGSH iron-sulfur domain-containing protein — encoded protein: MPPDAQHRVVITPEGPILVDGPVEVELPDGRRAVSERPVTALCVCGNSRRYPFCDTSHRRRVRSAAEEER
- a CDS encoding iron-containing redox enzyme family protein, with the protein product MTTPTATAPSTAPALPAARGPLSSAVVRALHGEALPADLDVAGADPLGADLQLALYICYELHYRGFDGVDDDLEWDPALLGLRRRLEEAFLAALRALVPGGGDVAAEIEPLLVEHVDAPGVSRHLRRRGELWQFREYIALRSLYHLKEADPQAWVIPRLEGEAKAALVSVEHDEYGAGRGERMHARLFADMMLELGLTDRYGAYVGVAPAPVIAEVNFMSLCGLRRSLRGALVGQFAVVELTSSPGSDRLVRAAERLGCGPATVAFYAEHVEADAVHEQVVRHGIIAPLVAGDPEMATAVVFGMQAANLLDERLSAHVLASWERGRSALVGPLEDAA
- a CDS encoding cold-shock protein, with translation MQGSVRWFNAEKGFGFITPDDGGEDVFVHFSAIADEGGFRTLDEGQRVEFDAAPTDRGLHASNVRAQGGRPTNRTDSRPESRGGYRDEPRRDSRDARDSSRRDYRDQPRRDSRDDHGRGRGPAGGRRGGGLVTGTVHWFDGDKGYGFITPDDVFVHFSAIRSGGFRSLEEGQRVEFVVTEGERGLQAEDVGVLDERPARRDRRDDDRSWRGDRDAGPGRTREPRRPVERNPADDVPGGLVQGTVQWFNGQKGFGFITPDDGGEDVFVHFSEIDDASGYRSLDEGQRVEFGRTTGERGLQAVDVRPVD
- a CDS encoding multicopper oxidase family protein yields the protein MGEHKADRLPMSRRALLGLGVASAATWLLTDPFAPEVEAAVTNPLTQPEVLTSADGLLEVTLVCQKVQTIVAGKVVTAYTYNGKVPGPTLVVHPGDKLRIRLVNQLDETTNLHTHGLHISPEGRADNVLLHIGPGETFDFEFDIPEDHFCGLNWYHPHPHGNGVLQLFGGMAGAIIVRDRAEENALTKRIPERVLVLQSPEFDATGALVPFTATLVRQTVAHVNGQRVPTIEMSTGQTERWRIVNASPDPAFHLQLEGHSMIQVGADGHPFAKPVPIERLSLTPGQRADVLVKAAAPGSYRFRALPYNMGAGFFTPDHDVATIVTRRDKIVLPGSTTPFYRPFEDLRRRPVDKKREIVFSMTGGFTINGKVFDPSRCDLTLELDTVEEWTVVNNSVLLHPFHIHVNPFQLTHVNGQPVERQSYEDTYPVTPNGGSITFRMPIRDFVGRSVFHCHIVLHSDLGMMATFDIVPKGGSAADIPAPHTQHDHTT
- a CDS encoding GNAT family N-acetyltransferase, translated to MPATLPPGRELAGPRLRMLPLSEADLPEVGALLADPEVYASGYVMHRRPASAADGVVLARERFLAGQRELDGRGSGRLAYAIRLADDGPLGPRGELVGTSSLLEPHVTNESIHVGSTLYGRRWWGTQVNPEAKLLLLAHCFEDCGYGRVKIQTDALNTRSQAAIAKLGAVREGLLRRDMRREDGTFRDTVVFSVLAGEWPAVKAGLEARAR
- a CDS encoding carboxylate-amine ligase; this translates as MTTVVPPSGASTPAQPAGATIGVEEEYHVVDGETLALRDSAELSAAAMQGRMGPRIQAEISTAQLETATPVCHSAGELRSQLAVARRQAAAAAATVGGALLVASTHPSATWEQQRLTARPRYIELFEKWGVLALQQLITGCHVHVAVPSLDTAVAVMDRARPYLPTVLAMTGSSPFFEGTDTGYDSYRTQWFARWPITGPTEPLGSGDEYLRLVEDMRRTGVIGDSSYLYWDVRPSARYPTLEFRVGDVCTEIDDVVLHATLLRSLTRVLAAQADRGVAPADVRAELLRAARWRAARYGLSDALFDPVAGELVPAAAAVDRLLAFLRPDLEDAGEWDEAAALAAQLLTRGTSAHRQRSVLQRTGDLRAVAASVVLAPDG
- a CDS encoding aminotransferase class I/II-fold pyridoxal phosphate-dependent enzyme, which encodes MSQSKDQSRVPVLEALEEFRRRGDLVFGPPGHKQGRGVDARVLDVMGEGVFRSDVLTLNGLDDRRESQGVLSQAEGLMADAVGADTAFFSTCGSSLSVKTAMLAVAGPGEKLLISRNAHKSVVAAVIVNGTRPVWVHPHWDEQLALAHPPEPSDVRRELEANPDAKGMLLITPTDWGTCADIEGVAQVCHEFGVPLIVDEAWGAHLPFHDELPSWGMDAGADLVVTSVHKMGAAVEQSSVFHLRGDRVDPSVLKQREDLLGTTSSSSLVYASLDGWRRQMAEHGHELLGRALQLASTARGEIDALPGLSLMGREVVRPQGAYDLDPLAITVDVRGLGVSGYQAADWMRAEYHVDLGSMDQCRVSARLTHADDDSTVSALVEAFRRLVRDGDRIGSQPQAELPPPRSLELETVMLPREAFFGPVEQVAADRAVGRVAAEMASPYPPGVPVLAPGERITAEAMDYLVTGVAAGMLIPDAADPSMATVRVVADR